In one Terriglobia bacterium genomic region, the following are encoded:
- a CDS encoding glycosyltransferase family 4 protein, with amino-acid sequence MSRERDRVGVVATGPTQWETPFFRHLRTHSALDPYVFYGSRLGLGDEVESESGIRVHFDLPELLEGHDYAFVGPGENPIDAFERVHGARPLDAMVVEGHVGRLQRAALAWTRRRRVPAIYRSDSTLLYRMPAWKKVAKRMLLPLFFRRFPTFLPLSTPAADYLRHYGVGADRIFVSPYMLDHDWYAAEAARWRASSRALRVELALDRFDHVVLAILRFEDRENPLEFLRAAASLKGSRPGLGFVLIGDGRRASTVREFVEREHLDQVVLPGYLPLSSLPRYYAVADVFVHPAVEECWGLSVNEAMASSVPVVVSTGVGCRFDLLPSSEFGLVYPLGNGKALVEAILALVDDPERARAVAARAKERVAGYGYALAAESFERAVRRARRAPGSATGTEAT; translated from the coding sequence ATGAGTCGCGAGCGTGACCGAGTCGGCGTCGTTGCAACCGGCCCCACCCAATGGGAGACCCCGTTCTTCCGGCACCTGCGCACGCACTCCGCGCTGGACCCGTATGTGTTCTATGGAAGCCGGCTCGGTCTCGGCGACGAAGTGGAGTCGGAGAGCGGCATTCGGGTGCATTTCGACCTGCCGGAACTCCTGGAGGGGCACGATTACGCGTTCGTGGGGCCCGGCGAAAACCCGATCGACGCGTTTGAGCGCGTCCACGGGGCTCGACCTCTCGACGCGATGGTCGTCGAGGGGCACGTCGGCCGTCTGCAGCGCGCGGCGCTCGCCTGGACCCGGCGCCGGCGAGTGCCCGCAATCTACCGGTCGGACTCGACGCTCCTCTACCGGATGCCGGCGTGGAAGAAGGTCGCGAAGCGAATGCTGCTGCCGCTTTTCTTCAGGCGGTTCCCGACGTTCTTGCCCTTAAGTACGCCTGCGGCCGACTACCTCCGTCACTATGGGGTCGGCGCAGACAGGATCTTTGTCAGTCCCTACATGCTCGACCACGACTGGTACGCGGCGGAGGCGGCGAGGTGGAGAGCATCGAGCAGGGCGCTGAGAGTCGAGCTGGCGCTCGATCGGTTCGACCACGTCGTGCTTGCTATCCTGCGTTTCGAGGATCGCGAGAACCCGCTGGAGTTCTTGCGGGCGGCGGCCTCGTTGAAGGGCTCCCGGCCGGGGCTCGGTTTCGTGCTGATCGGTGACGGCCGGCGGGCTTCCACGGTTCGCGAGTTCGTCGAGCGCGAGCATCTGGATCAGGTCGTCCTGCCGGGGTACCTCCCCCTGTCCTCGCTCCCACGATACTACGCCGTTGCCGACGTCTTCGTGCACCCGGCCGTTGAGGAGTGCTGGGGGCTGTCCGTCAACGAAGCGATGGCCTCTTCCGTCCCGGTCGTGGTCTCGACGGGTGTCGGATGCCGCTTCGATCTCCTGCCGTCCAGCGAGTTCGGCCTCGTCTACCCGCTGGGAAACGGGAAGGCCCTCGTCGAGGCCATCCTCGCGCTCGTGGACGATCCGGAGCGCGCGCGGGCGGTCGCCGCGCGGGCGAAGGAGCGCGTCGCGGGGTACGGTTACGCCCTTGCCGCGGAGTCGTTCGAGCGGGCCGTGCGAAGGGCGAGGCGAGCGCCGGGTTCTGCGACGGGGACAGAGGCCACCTGA
- a CDS encoding ATP-grasp domain-containing protein, which translates to MLSRRPVQRLVVEGDEEAYSKTVARVALGKDAVAVFAHYENSMLGLGESLRGTAARVIAPPRGLLELARSKHSVLDRAQRIGLRVPRTLPVRASDADAPGFEDRLRSEFGTRWPVFVKMDCEIGVDPGPGKRYMVLRGPTDLPALRGFACGRGPLLVQEYVEGRGCGIAGLFWRGEAVCVGGHVRLRESHATGGVSTYCEARVVPAAWNAAIDLMRDLAWSGPAMVEFKLTRGGEAVLMEINPRFWGTLPLYVRAGLNIPFAAYEAFVLGRTRPDNRIREGLRMRFLRNDLLAIVTQSKGIRAAWEVGKVVATTPFFVFDPALEWSDPGPFLHQFLPARVRGFVERWFPAASATREFPSTM; encoded by the coding sequence ATGCTGTCACGACGCCCGGTGCAACGGCTGGTTGTCGAAGGCGACGAAGAGGCGTACTCGAAGACGGTCGCGCGTGTCGCGCTCGGGAAGGACGCCGTCGCGGTCTTCGCGCACTACGAGAACAGCATGTTGGGCTTGGGCGAGTCGTTGCGGGGCACTGCGGCGCGAGTGATCGCACCGCCGCGAGGGTTGCTCGAGCTCGCCCGGAGCAAGCACAGCGTTCTGGATCGTGCGCAGCGAATCGGGTTGCGGGTTCCCCGAACGCTTCCCGTCCGAGCGAGCGACGCAGATGCGCCGGGCTTCGAGGATCGCCTGCGAAGCGAGTTCGGCACGCGCTGGCCCGTCTTCGTGAAGATGGACTGCGAGATCGGTGTCGACCCCGGCCCGGGGAAGCGGTACATGGTCCTCCGAGGCCCCACGGATCTTCCTGCCTTGCGTGGGTTCGCCTGCGGACGCGGACCGCTGTTGGTTCAGGAGTACGTCGAGGGGCGCGGCTGTGGCATCGCCGGCCTCTTCTGGAGGGGAGAGGCTGTATGCGTCGGGGGCCACGTGCGCCTGCGGGAGAGCCATGCCACGGGCGGCGTGTCGACCTACTGCGAAGCGCGCGTCGTCCCTGCCGCCTGGAACGCCGCCATCGATCTCATGCGGGACCTCGCTTGGAGCGGCCCGGCCATGGTCGAGTTCAAGCTGACGCGTGGCGGCGAGGCGGTGCTCATGGAAATCAATCCCCGATTCTGGGGCACGCTGCCCTTGTACGTTCGAGCCGGGCTCAACATCCCCTTCGCCGCGTACGAAGCGTTCGTGCTCGGTCGGACGCGCCCCGACAACCGGATCCGAGAAGGGCTGCGCATGCGATTCCTGCGGAACGACCTCCTTGCGATCGTGACGCAGTCGAAGGGAATCCGCGCGGCCTGGGAGGTCGGCAAGGTCGTCGCGACCACACCGTTCTTCGTGTTCGACCCGGCGCTCGAGTGGTCGGATCCCGGACCCTTTCTTCATCAGTTCCTTCCCGCGCGAGTTCGAGGCTTCGTGGAACGATGGTTCCCGGCCGCCAGTGCGACCCGAGAGTTTCCTTCGACGATGTAG
- a CDS encoding glycosyltransferase family 4 protein gives MHIVLLNQYYAPDDAATAQILADLGVGLARAGHSVSAICSSRSYACPARRYPLSETLDGVRVRRAWSSAFGRRTRIGRALDYATFLAGAAGRLALVERPDVIVSLSTPPLVAGLGAAFARLRRARTLFWVMDVYPDLAFELGALRPGSPIGRLASRVSDWILSASDRVVALDDAMAARLRLHSDVKVAVIPNWADGVAIRPLDPETSSLRKAWGWSERFVVLYSGNMGLAHEFGTVLDAAEALRDRSRVLFAFVGGGPRRDEVQEAVRHRGLSNVEFRPYVPRDRLGDSLAAGDVHLVTLREGMAGMLVPSKIYGILAAGRPTLYVGPPEGEIAEIAARSTCGRRIAPGNARALADAVIEYAEDETRRRSDGESARRLFEERYTKEGGLARFQRLLEDLAAGAENSR, from the coding sequence ATGCACATCGTGCTTCTCAATCAGTACTACGCCCCCGACGACGCGGCCACCGCCCAGATCCTCGCCGATCTCGGCGTGGGGCTCGCCCGAGCGGGTCATTCCGTGAGCGCGATCTGCTCGTCCAGGTCCTACGCTTGTCCGGCGCGGCGGTACCCTCTGAGCGAGACTCTTGACGGGGTACGGGTGCGACGTGCGTGGTCCTCGGCGTTCGGCCGCCGGACGAGGATCGGCCGGGCGCTGGACTACGCGACGTTCCTGGCAGGCGCGGCAGGGCGTCTGGCGCTCGTCGAGCGACCCGACGTCATCGTGTCGCTCTCGACCCCCCCCCTCGTGGCCGGGCTCGGAGCCGCGTTCGCCAGGCTGCGTCGCGCCCGAACGCTGTTCTGGGTCATGGACGTCTACCCGGATCTCGCTTTCGAGCTGGGAGCGCTGCGCCCGGGCTCGCCGATCGGGCGGCTCGCGAGCCGCGTTTCCGACTGGATCCTGAGCGCCTCGGACCGGGTCGTCGCGCTGGATGATGCCATGGCGGCCAGGCTGCGGCTCCACTCCGACGTGAAGGTCGCCGTCATCCCGAATTGGGCCGATGGGGTCGCGATCCGACCCCTCGACCCGGAAACGAGTTCGCTCCGAAAGGCCTGGGGGTGGTCCGAGCGATTCGTGGTTCTGTACTCGGGCAACATGGGTCTGGCTCACGAGTTCGGGACCGTGCTGGACGCGGCGGAGGCCCTTCGGGACCGCTCCCGGGTCCTCTTCGCGTTCGTGGGAGGCGGGCCCCGCCGGGACGAAGTGCAGGAGGCTGTCCGGCATCGCGGCTTGTCGAACGTCGAGTTCAGGCCGTACGTTCCCCGCGACCGGCTGGGGGACAGCCTCGCTGCGGGAGACGTCCACCTGGTCACGCTCCGGGAGGGTATGGCGGGTATGCTCGTTCCTTCGAAGATCTACGGGATCCTCGCCGCCGGCAGGCCGACGCTGTACGTCGGGCCGCCCGAGGGGGAGATCGCGGAGATCGCGGCGAGGTCGACGTGCGGCCGCCGGATCGCGCCCGGGAACGCGCGGGCGCTCGCGGACGCGGTCATCGAGTACGCCGAGGATGAGACCCGGCGGAGGAGCGACGGGGAGAGCGCGCGACGCCTGTTCGAGGAGAGGTACACGAAGGAAGGCGGATTGGCGCGTTTTCAGCGGCTGCTGGAGGATCTGGCGGCCGGCGCGGAGAATTCGCGATGA
- a CDS encoding DegT/DnrJ/EryC1/StrS family aminotransferase, whose product MSPEFIPVAVPDIGELEQRYVSEAMRSGWVSSIGEFIGRFESGFADFCVGKHGVAVANGTVSIEVVLRAFGIGPGDEVVVPAMTFAAVGAVVVHLGAEPVLADIDADCWCIDPRAVERALTPRTKAVVVVHSYGHPADLQPILDLCRPRGIRVVEDAAEAHGARYRGRTVGAIADAGCFSFYGNKIITTGEGGIVVTNDDDLAARVRMLKDHAMDPSRRYYHLEAGYNFRMTNVQAALGCAQLERIAEFMRKREEILSWYQNDLSRADGVTLNPRMPWAEPVNWLVCSVLDDEIARLRDPLLAALKVEGIDSRPFFVPLGEMPPYRSARQISAEGGGNPVASRVAKAGFNLPTSVHLELPQVRRIADAVRGGISRLRGGGPGRGA is encoded by the coding sequence ATGAGTCCAGAGTTCATTCCCGTGGCCGTTCCCGACATCGGGGAGCTGGAGCAGCGCTACGTTTCGGAGGCCATGCGGTCGGGGTGGGTTTCCTCCATCGGCGAATTCATCGGCCGCTTCGAGTCCGGCTTCGCCGACTTCTGTGTAGGAAAGCACGGTGTCGCCGTCGCCAACGGCACCGTATCCATCGAGGTGGTTCTCAGGGCGTTCGGGATCGGGCCCGGGGACGAGGTCGTCGTGCCGGCGATGACCTTCGCCGCGGTCGGCGCCGTCGTCGTCCACCTCGGCGCGGAGCCCGTCCTCGCGGACATCGACGCCGACTGCTGGTGCATCGACCCGCGGGCCGTGGAGCGGGCGCTGACCCCGCGAACCAAGGCGGTGGTCGTCGTCCATTCCTACGGGCACCCGGCGGACCTCCAGCCGATCCTCGACCTGTGCCGCCCGCGGGGCATCCGCGTCGTGGAGGACGCCGCCGAGGCGCACGGCGCGCGGTACCGAGGGCGGACGGTCGGCGCCATCGCGGACGCGGGATGCTTCTCGTTCTACGGCAACAAGATCATCACGACCGGGGAGGGAGGCATCGTCGTCACCAACGACGACGACCTCGCGGCGAGGGTCCGGATGCTCAAGGACCATGCCATGGACCCGTCGCGACGCTACTATCACCTGGAGGCCGGTTACAACTTCCGCATGACCAACGTCCAGGCCGCGCTCGGCTGCGCGCAGCTCGAACGCATCGCGGAGTTCATGCGGAAGCGGGAGGAGATCCTCTCGTGGTACCAGAACGATCTCTCGCGCGCGGACGGGGTCACGCTGAACCCACGTATGCCGTGGGCGGAGCCCGTGAACTGGCTCGTGTGCTCGGTGCTCGACGACGAGATCGCCAGGCTGCGAGATCCACTCCTGGCGGCGCTGAAGGTCGAGGGGATTGACTCCCGCCCGTTCTTCGTGCCGCTCGGGGAGATGCCTCCCTATCGATCCGCCCGCCAGATCAGCGCCGAGGGCGGTGGCAATCCGGTCGCGTCGCGCGTGGCCAAGGCGGGCTTCAACCTGCCGACGAGCGTTCATCTCGAGCTTCCGCAGGTGCGTCGGATCGCCGATGCGGTCCGCGGGGGGATCTCCCGGCTCCGCGGCGGCGGTCCAGGGCGGGGGGCGTGA
- a CDS encoding DUF4838 domain-containing protein — translation MPLALALAAISPAGALTLARGGHSEVRLFLARDASLAERSAAAELSTYLEKCTGAQFPVEPEAPSPCPGPAVYVGPTRFASMRGIDLSATGPEDWVIRSGPGWLVLAGGRPRGTLYAVYRFLERHVGVRWWSPYEESVPSRRRLAVGRVDERGNPVFSYRDVHGLDGPKEFGARHFLNGDAADVPREYGGKIGFAMPWGVHTFYRLVPPEEFFSAHAQYFSERAGLRAAGRSQLCLTSDEAREIVTRRVEAYLDESAQGADEAGVPRPTLVDISQNDWGGACECSRCRAVVERTGSQSGPILDFVNKVADAIREKRPDVAVTTLAYQYSFPPPMNLRARDNVVVRLSGFGKRDFARSAADPSNAAFREAVVGWSGVAKHLWIWDYAVTFGVERGLPLASYRNYASDFRLYRDHGVEGVFVQHEYPVAGDLRDLKVWLWLELLEDPERGEDRLIREFTDGFYGRAGRFVRRYLRLLEAAQRRNPAFIDVNAGPADYHHVDLAFVTAADRLFDRAERAVATDPVLRRRVRHARLSVDYATLARWRELSREAERRGRKMPIDRGPVADRYRAIWIEQISLRVPESSRAAEYERVEEEVRDLLGDGAP, via the coding sequence ATGCCACTCGCGCTCGCTCTCGCGGCGATTTCCCCGGCCGGTGCGCTCACGCTGGCGCGGGGCGGACATTCGGAGGTCCGCCTCTTCCTCGCGCGGGACGCGAGCCTCGCCGAGCGGTCCGCGGCAGCCGAGTTGTCGACCTATCTCGAGAAGTGCACGGGAGCACAATTCCCCGTCGAGCCCGAGGCGCCCAGCCCCTGCCCGGGCCCTGCCGTCTACGTGGGGCCGACCCGTTTCGCCTCGATGCGCGGCATCGACCTCTCTGCGACGGGGCCGGAGGACTGGGTGATCCGGTCGGGACCCGGCTGGCTCGTCCTCGCGGGGGGACGTCCCCGGGGGACGCTGTACGCGGTCTACCGATTCCTGGAGCGACACGTCGGTGTCCGCTGGTGGAGCCCCTACGAGGAGTCCGTGCCATCGAGGAGGCGGCTGGCCGTCGGCCGGGTCGACGAACGCGGGAATCCGGTGTTCTCCTACCGCGACGTTCACGGGCTCGACGGGCCGAAGGAATTCGGCGCGAGGCACTTCCTGAACGGCGACGCTGCCGACGTCCCCAGGGAGTACGGTGGGAAGATCGGGTTTGCCATGCCTTGGGGGGTCCATACGTTCTACCGATTGGTCCCGCCAGAGGAGTTCTTCTCCGCGCACGCGCAGTACTTCTCGGAACGCGCGGGCCTCCGGGCCGCCGGCCGATCCCAGCTGTGCCTCACCAGCGATGAAGCACGGGAGATCGTGACACGCAGGGTCGAGGCTTACCTCGACGAGTCCGCGCAGGGGGCGGACGAGGCCGGAGTCCCGAGGCCCACGCTCGTCGACATCTCCCAGAACGATTGGGGAGGCGCCTGCGAATGCTCGCGTTGTCGCGCGGTCGTGGAGAGGACCGGGAGCCAGTCCGGGCCGATCCTTGACTTCGTGAACAAGGTGGCCGATGCGATCCGCGAGAAGCGACCCGACGTCGCGGTGACCACGCTCGCGTACCAGTATTCGTTTCCTCCGCCCATGAACCTCAGAGCCCGTGACAACGTGGTGGTTCGTCTCTCGGGATTCGGAAAGCGCGATTTCGCCCGCAGCGCCGCCGACCCATCGAACGCCGCCTTCCGGGAGGCGGTCGTCGGATGGTCCGGGGTGGCGAAGCACCTGTGGATCTGGGATTACGCGGTGACGTTCGGCGTGGAGCGAGGGCTCCCGCTGGCGAGCTACCGCAACTACGCGTCGGATTTTCGCCTCTACCGGGATCACGGGGTCGAGGGAGTCTTCGTCCAGCACGAGTATCCGGTCGCGGGAGACCTCCGGGACCTCAAGGTGTGGCTCTGGCTCGAACTCCTGGAGGATCCGGAGCGAGGCGAAGACCGGCTGATCCGCGAGTTCACCGACGGGTTCTACGGCCGCGCGGGACGCTTCGTCCGCAGGTATCTCCGCTTGCTCGAGGCCGCGCAGCGGCGGAACCCGGCGTTCATCGACGTCAACGCCGGACCGGCGGATTACCATCACGTGGACCTCGCCTTCGTCACCGCGGCCGACCGGCTCTTCGACCGGGCAGAGCGGGCCGTTGCCACCGACCCGGTCCTCAGGCGGCGCGTTCGCCACGCGCGCCTCTCGGTCGACTACGCCACCCTGGCTCGCTGGCGGGAACTCTCGCGCGAGGCCGAACGCCGCGGCCGGAAGATGCCTATCGATCGCGGACCGGTCGCGGACCGCTACCGGGCCATCTGGATTGAGCAGATCTCCCTTCGCGTTCCGGAGTCGTCGCGCGCCGCGGAATACGAGCGCGTGGAGGAGGAGGTGCGCGACCTTCTGGGCGATGGAGCGCCATGA
- a CDS encoding low molecular weight phosphatase family protein: protein MVERRVLPRMFFWARRGLTPDSLRGARLVFVCQGNVCRSPFAEGYARRRLREVEVHAVGLSEIDGRVPPAEARAAAAGFDVDLSGHRSRSLGSAVITAKDLFLVMDGSNLQGLERQRPGSLHRAFLLDPHVAIEDPFGKSPIVFQAVYSQIARAIDRLATLADLEAPRDER from the coding sequence GTGGTGGAGCGCCGTGTTCTTCCGAGGATGTTCTTCTGGGCGAGGCGAGGGCTCACACCTGATTCCCTGCGTGGGGCCCGTCTTGTCTTCGTGTGCCAGGGGAACGTGTGCCGCAGCCCCTTCGCCGAGGGGTACGCACGCCGTCGTCTCCGCGAGGTCGAAGTGCACGCCGTCGGCCTCTCCGAAATCGACGGCCGGGTTCCGCCAGCCGAGGCCAGAGCGGCAGCCGCGGGTTTCGATGTCGATCTGAGCGGACATCGTTCGCGATCCCTCGGTTCCGCGGTCATTACGGCCAAGGATCTCTTTCTCGTCATGGACGGCAGCAATCTTCAAGGCCTCGAACGACAACGCCCAGGGAGCCTCCATCGGGCTTTTCTCTTGGATCCGCACGTGGCGATCGAGGACCCGTTCGGAAAGTCTCCGATCGTGTTCCAGGCCGTCTATTCTCAAATCGCACGGGCGATCGACCGGCTCGCCACCCTGGCCGACCTCGAGGCTCCGCGGGACGAACGATGA